The Neomonachus schauinslandi chromosome 11, ASM220157v2, whole genome shotgun sequence genome contains a region encoding:
- the CNTF gene encoding ciliary neurotrophic factor: protein MAFAEHSPLTPHRRDLCSRSIWLARKIRSDLTALLESYMKHQGLNENINLDSVDGVPMASTDWWSELTEAERLQENLQAYRAFHVMLARLLEDQQVHLTPAEGDFHQAIHTILLQVAAFAYQLEELMMLLEHKIPSNEADGMPIICGDGGLFEKKLWGLKVLRELSQWTVRSIHDLRVISHQTGIPTHGSHYIANDKKI, encoded by the exons ATGGCTTTTGCAGAGCACTCACCGCTGACCCCTCACCGCCGGGACCTCTGTAGCCGCTCTATCTGGCTAGCAAGGAAGATTCGTTCAGACCTGACTGCTCTTTTGGAATCTTAT ATGAAGCATCAGGGCCTGAACGAGAACATAAACCTGGACTCTGTGGATGGTGTGCCAATGGCAAGCACTGATTGGTGGAGTGAGCTGACTGAGGCAGAGCGACTCCAAGAGAACCTCCAAGCTTATCGTGCCTTCCATGTTATGTTGGCCAGGCTTTTAGAAGACCAGCAGGTGCATTTAACTCCAGCTGAAGGGGATTTCCATCAAGCAATACATACCATTCTACTTCAAGTTGCTGCCTTTGCTTACCAGCTGGAGGAATTAATGATGCTTCTGGAACACAAGATCCCCTCCAATGAGGCTGATGGGATGCCCATCATTTGTGGAGATGGTGGTCTCTTTGAGAAGAAGCTGTGGGGCCTAAAGGTGTTGCGAGAGCTTTCACAGTGGACAGTGAGGTCCATCCATGACCTTCGAGTCATTTCTCATCAGACTGGGATTCCAACACATGGGAGCCATTATATTGCTAATGACAAGAAAATATAG